The following are encoded together in the Xanthobacter autotrophicus Py2 genome:
- a CDS encoding selenide, water dikinase (TIGRFAM: selenide, water dikinase~PFAM: AIR synthase related protein; AIR synthase related protein domain protein~KEGG: pde:Pden_2723 selenide, water dikinase), whose translation MLDVPSVRLTSLAHGGGCGCKLAPSVLQDLLAGQAHGGPFERLLVGTETGDDAAVWDLDGTTAIIATTDFFMPMVDDPDHFGRIAATNAISDIYAMGGTPLMALAILGMPLGKVDTATVRAILGGGAAICAQAGIPVAGGHSIDCPEPVYGLAVIGSAPRGRIRRNSTARPGDALILTKALGVGVYSAAFKKEALGKDAYDEMLASVTRLNRIGTELAKDEAVHAVTDVTGFGILGHGLEMARGSGATLRLSRAALPLLSEAESLVQQGFVTGASHRNWASYGHEVDLPEGTPDWQRHLLTDPQTSGGLLVACAPEAADRLLAEIHAAGYASAARIGMVEAGPGRVVVEG comes from the coding sequence ATGCTCGACGTGCCGTCCGTCCGCCTCACCAGCCTCGCCCATGGCGGCGGCTGCGGCTGCAAGCTGGCCCCCTCGGTGCTGCAGGATCTGCTCGCCGGGCAGGCGCACGGCGGGCCGTTCGAGCGGCTGCTGGTGGGCACCGAGACCGGCGACGATGCGGCGGTGTGGGACCTCGACGGTACGACGGCGATCATTGCCACCACCGACTTCTTCATGCCTATGGTGGACGACCCCGACCATTTCGGCCGCATCGCCGCCACCAATGCCATCTCCGACATCTATGCCATGGGCGGCACCCCGCTGATGGCGCTTGCCATTCTCGGCATGCCGCTGGGCAAGGTGGACACCGCGACCGTGCGCGCCATTCTCGGCGGCGGCGCGGCCATCTGCGCGCAGGCGGGCATTCCGGTGGCGGGCGGCCATTCCATCGACTGCCCGGAGCCGGTCTACGGCCTTGCGGTGATCGGCTCGGCGCCGCGCGGGCGCATCCGCCGCAATTCCACCGCCCGGCCGGGGGATGCGCTGATCCTCACCAAGGCGCTGGGGGTGGGGGTCTATTCCGCCGCCTTCAAGAAGGAGGCGCTGGGCAAGGATGCCTATGACGAGATGCTGGCCTCGGTCACGAGGCTCAACCGCATCGGCACGGAACTCGCGAAGGACGAGGCGGTGCACGCCGTCACCGACGTGACCGGCTTCGGCATTCTCGGCCATGGCCTGGAAATGGCGCGCGGCTCCGGCGCCACGCTGCGCCTGTCACGGGCGGCGCTGCCTTTGTTGTCCGAGGCGGAGAGCCTGGTGCAGCAGGGCTTCGTCACCGGGGCCTCCCATCGCAACTGGGCGAGCTACGGCCATGAGGTGGACCTGCCGGAGGGCACCCCCGACTGGCAGCGCCACCTGCTCACCGATCCCCAGACCTCCGGCGGCCTGCTGGTGGCCTGCGCCCCCGAGGCGGCGGACCGGCTGCTGGCGGAGATCCACGCCGCCGGTTATGCGTCGGCCGCTCGCATCGGCATGGTGGAAGCCGGGCCGGGCCGGGTGGTGGTGGAGGGCTGA
- a CDS encoding hypothetical protein (KEGG: sme:SMa0026 hypothetical protein) produces the protein MASNAFPTALRRASPVIIPPGTVTGARIFATGIVAALMFLLASAGPSPAAAEGTANPVTGVCEHPAHAAATPPAQGATSGTEPGGAGSTGWTGGTGGSFIGTTPQASTPASPDRQPEVVTGVDPKVEPSKAPC, from the coding sequence ATGGCCTCGAACGCATTTCCCACCGCGCTCCGGCGCGCCTCTCCCGTCATCATCCCGCCGGGCACCGTTACCGGCGCGCGCATCTTCGCCACCGGCATCGTGGCCGCGCTGATGTTCCTTCTGGCCTCGGCAGGACCGTCGCCGGCCGCGGCGGAAGGCACCGCAAATCCGGTGACCGGCGTGTGCGAGCACCCGGCCCATGCGGCCGCGACGCCCCCGGCGCAGGGCGCCACGTCCGGCACTGAGCCGGGTGGGGCGGGTTCCACCGGCTGGACCGGCGGCACCGGCGGCTCGTTCATCGGCACCACGCCGCAGGCCTCGACGCCCGCTTCCCCCGACCGTCAGCCGGAGGTGGTCACGGGCGTGGATCCGAAGGTTGAGCCGTCGAAAGCGCCGTGCTGA